The Klebsiella sp. RIT-PI-d genomic sequence GTCTCCAGGATAAGCACGTAAAGTGCAAAATGCGGCTGAAGGTTGCTTATACCCTAAGCTGCAAGCTGAACAAATTGGGGATTATGTTGTCGGATTGCCAGAGTTTCCATTAAAATGGATCGGATCGATTTAAGCACACAAAGGGGGAAGTGCTTACTTACTATGAAAAATAAATTACAGATGATGAAAATGCGCTGGTTAGGCGTAGCCATAACGTTGTCCCTGTGCTCCTCATCTGCATGGGCGTTCTCCATTGATGATGTAGCGAAGCAGGCTCAGTCTCTGGCTGGTAAAGGCTACGATGCACCTAAAAGCAATCTGCCCTCCGTCTTCCGCGACATGAAATATGCGGATTATCAGCAGATTCAATTCAACCACGACAAGGCTTACTGGAGCAACATCAAGACTCCATTCAAGCTCGAATTTTATCATCAGGGGATGTACTTCGATACGCCAGTCAAGATTAATGAAGTCACGTCCAATGCCGTGCGTAAAATTAAATACAGCCCGGACTACTTCAATTTTGGCAATGTCCAGCATGACAAAGACACGGTAAAAGACCTCGGCTTTGCGGGTTTCAAAGTGCTTTACCCGGTTAACAGTAAAGATAAGAACGACGAAATTGTAAGTATGCTTGGCGCGAGCTACTTCCGCGTATTGGGTCAGGGGCAGGTATATGGTCTCTCCGCACGCGGTCTGGCAATTGATACCGCGCTGCCATCCGGCGAAGAGTTCCCGCATTTTCGCGAGTTCTGGATTGAGCGACCGAAACCAACGGATAAACGGCTGAATATTTACGCGCTGCTTGATTCCCCGCGTGCAACCGGGGCTTACCGCTTCACTATCATACCGGGTCGCGACACGGTGGTTGATGTCCAGTCAAAAGTCTATCTGCGCGATAAAGTCGGTAAACTGGGCGTGGCTCCGCTGACCAGTATGTTCCTGTTTGGACCGAATCAACCTTCCTCCTCCACCAACTTCCGTCCTGAGCTGCATGATTCAAATGGCCTGTCGATCCATGCCGGTAATGGTGAATGGATCTGGCGTCCGCTGAATAACCCGAAACATTTAGGGGTAAGCAGCTACGCGATGGAAAATCCTCAGGGCTTTGGTTTGTTGCAGCGCGGCCGTCAGTTTAACCGCTATGAAGACCTTGACGATCGTTACGATCTGCGCCCGAGCGCCTGGATCACGCCGAAAGGCGATTGGGGCAAAGGAAAGGTTGAGCTGGTAGAAATCCCAACCAATGATGAAACCAACGATAATATCGTGGCGTACTGGACGCCGGATCAGCTGCCTGATGCCGGTAAAGAGATGAACTTTAATTACGCCATTACCTTCAGTCGCGATGAAGACAAGCTGCACGCAGCGGATAACGCCTACGTCACCCAAACACGCCGCTCGGCGGGTGATGTGAAGCAATCCAATCTTATTCGTCAGCCTGATGGCACGCTGGCTCTCATCATTGACTTCGCGGGCGAAGAGATGAAGAAACTGCCGGAAACGACGCCTGTCACCGCACAAGTCAGCATCGGCGATAACGGCGAAATCGTTGAAAACACGGTGCGCTATAATCCAGTCACCAAAGGCTGGCGTCTGACGCTGCGTACGAAGATCAAAGATCCGAAGCAGACCACTGAGATGCGCGCCGCGCTGGTTAACGCTGACCAGACGCTGAGTGAAACCTGGAGCTATCAGTTACCTGCCAATGAATAATACAACGAAGTATATCGACGCTTTGCCGCTCACGGATGCTGAAAAAGCGGCAATTCCAGCCGATACGGATATCCGCGGGGTGCATGAGGCGCTTGATGCTGAGCATCAGCGCTTCGAACATGAAGATGACTCTCCGCTGGGTTCGGTGAAGTCACGTCTTGAACATAGCTGGCCGGACTCTTCAGGCAAAGATCAGCTGATAAAAGACGATCTGGGACGTACGCAGCTTCACGCGATGCCGAAAGCGAAGCGTTCCTCAATGTTTCCCGATCCGTGGCGTACCAACCCGGTCGGGCGCTTCTGGGATCGCCTGCGGGGTCGCGAACAGCAGCCGCGCTATCTTTCCCGATTGACCAAAGAGCAGCAGGTGAGCGAGCAACAGTGGCGTATAATGGGCACCATTCGCCGTTATATCCTGCTGTTATTAACCCTGGCGCAGACGGTTGTCGCCACCTGGTATATGAAGACCATTCTTCCTTATCAGGGTTGGGCGCTGATTAATCCCGGTGACATGATGGGACAGGATCTGCTGGTGTCATTCATGCAGCTTCTGCCTTACATCCTGCAAACCGGGATCTTAATCCTCTTTGCCGTGTTGTTCTGCTGGGTTTCTGCGGGGTTCTGGACCGCGCTGATGGGCTTTTTGCAGCTGCTCATCGGTAAGGACAGATACAGTATTTCTGCCTCTACCACCGGCGATGAACCACTGGACCCGGCGCACCGTACCGCGCTTATCATGCCCATCTGTAATGAGGATGTGGACCGCGTATTTGCCGGTTTGCGAGCCACCTGGGAGTCGGTGAAAGCCACAGGCCAGCAGCAGCACTTCGATGTCTATATCCTTAGCGATAGCTACGATCCGGATATCTGCGTTTCCGAGCAGAAAGCCTGGATGGAGCTTATTGCGGAAGTGCAGGGCGAAGGGCAGATTTTCTACCGCCGCCGCCGCCGCCGCGTAAAACGCAAAAGCGGCAACATCGATGACTTCTGTCGTCGCTGGGGAAGTCAGTACAGCTATATGGTGGTACTGGATGCCGACTCGGTGATGACGGGTGAGTGCCTGACGGGGCTTGTGCGCCTGATGGAAGCAAATCCTAATGCGGGTATCATTCAGTCGTCACCGAAAGCGTCCGGCATGGATACGCTCTACGCGCGCTGTCAGCAGTTTGCGACCCGCGTTTACGGTCCACTGTTTACGGCCGGTCTGCACTTCTGGCAGCTGGGCGAGTCGCACTACTGGGGACATAATGCGATTATTCGCGTAAAACCCTTTATTGAGCACTGTGCGCTGGCACCGTTACCGGGTGAAGGTTCCTTTGCCGGTTCAATTCTGTCGCACGATTTTGTAGAAGCAGCGCTAATGCGTCGTGCCGGATGGGGCGTGTGGATTGCCTACGATCTGCCCGGTTCATATGAAGAGTTGCCGCCTAACCTGCTTGATGAGCTGAAGCGCGATCGCCGCTGGTGCCACGGTAATCTGATGAACTTCCGCCTGTTCCTGGTGAAAGGCATGCACCCGGTTCACCGCGCGGTGTTTTTAACCGGCGTGATGTCCTATCTCTCTGCGCCGCTGTGGTTTATGTTCCTGGCGCTGTCGACGGCTCTGCAGGTCGTTCATGCGCTGACGGAACCGCAATATTTCCTCCAGCCGCGTCAGCTGTTTCCGGTATGGCCGCAGTGGCGTCCGGAACTGGCTATTGCCCTGTTTGCCTCCACCATGGTGCTGCTGTTCCTGCCAAAACTGCTCAGTATCATTCTGGTGTGGTGCAAAGGACCTAAAGAGTACGGCGGCTTTATGCGCGTCACGCTCTCCTTGCTGCTGGAAGTTTTGTTTTCGGTCCTGCTGGCACCGGTGCGTATGTTGTTCCATACGGTATTCGTGGTGAGCGCGTTCCTCGGCTGGGAAGTGGTGTGGAACTCACCGCAGCGTGATGATGACTCCACTTCCTGGATCGAAGCCTTTAAGCGCCACGGCTCGCAAATGTTGTTAGGGCTGGTGTGGGCAGTCGGTATGGCGTGGCTGGATCTGCGCTTCCTGTTCTGGCTGGCACCGATTGTGTTCTCGCTGATCCTCTCGCCATTCGTATCGGTTATTTCCAGCCGGTCGACCGTCGGACTGCGCACCAAACGCTGGAAACTGTTCCTGATCCCGGAAGAGTATTCACCGCCGCAGGTGCTGGTTGATACCGATCGCTTCCTCGAACTTAACATTCAGCGTTCGTTAAAAAACGGCTTTATGCATGCCGTGTTTAATCCGTCCTTCAACGCGCTGGCAACCGCGATGGCTACGGGTCGCCACGGAAAAGGGAATATCCTTGAGATAGCCCGCGCCCGCCATGTTGAGCAGGCATTAAACGACACGCCGGAAAAACTTAATCGCGACCGTCGTCTGGTGCTGTTGAGCGATCCGGTTACGCTTTCGCGTCTCCATTACCGCGTGTGGAGCGCGCCTGAACGGTACTCTTCCTGGGTGAATTACTATCAGCAACTGGCGTTAAACCCGCTGGCCCTGAAAACGAATCATCCTGATTAAACACAAATACCGGCCTCAGGGCCGGTATTTTTTTAGCCTGAGGCTGGAGAGTACATGCGATTAGTATTGATCATAGCGATGGCAGTCATGCTCTGCGGCTGCGGAAGTATTATCAGCCGAGCCGTTCCCGGACAGGGTCATGGCAATCAATATTATCCTGGGGTGCAGTGGGATGTGCGCGACTCCAGCTGGCGCTGGCTAACGGTGCTGGATCTGCCGTTTTCGCTGATTTTTGATACGCTGTTATTACCGCTGGATGCGAGTCACGGGCCGTATGAGTAACCGCCCGTGAGGATGGATTGCGTTATGCGTTAATCACGGATATCCCATTCGTCAGCCGCCGCGTGGCCTTCTTCGGTATCAAGCGGAGGAGAGAGCTGAAATTCGCCGTCATCCCACTCATGAAGAGTATTTTCTTCCAGCCACTCCTGACGCAGTTCGATTTCGTCGTAGTCGTCATCAAATACGCTTTGCGCCGCTTCACCACTCAGCACGGGCAGCCCCTCACCGGTTTCGCCTTCCTCAGCAAAAAACTCGGCTTGCCACATGATGTCGCCATCCTGTAACACATATTTCTGAATACTGAGTTGCTGAATATTGGCCTCTTCCTCTTCAATACCCGGAGTATTGGCAAGAAATTCTTCGCGCGCCGCATCAATGGCTTCTTCGAGCGTGGCATACATAGTCATTGGTTTCTCCCTGGAGTTCGACGTGTTGTTCAGGGAAAGGATAGCTGAATATTTGCCAGTGCAAGGTTCAACGCTAAAAAATCATTTACCCTGTGTCCGCTGCCGGGGAAAATCTGGTTAATCAAGCGGTTGTTCCGGTCGCGATTTAGCGCGTCGGCGGCGAAGGGTCAGCGTCGAGTAAAAGACGTTAAACAGTACGACGCAGGCGGTTACCAGGAACACGGCACGAAAACCATAGCTGGCAGAGACAGCCGCGCCAATAAGCGGACCGGTTACGTTGCCAATATCACGGAAGGACTGATTATAACTAAAAATACGCCCGGCAATTTGGTTAGTTGAGTTATAGACCAGCAGCGTTTGTACCGCAGGTAATAACGCACCGTCTGCGGCACCCAGCAGAAAGCGCAGAATAGCTAACTGCAGCGGTGTCTGCACAAATGACATGGGGATCAGCAGCAGCACCGAGATAACCAGTGCGGCAATTAAGATTTTCTCCGGGCCGATACGATCGCCCAGTTTGCCCAGGCGTGGCGCACTCATCAGTGCGGCGACGCCCGGCACCGATGCGATCATACCGCTTATAAATGCGATGTTACCGACATTGCCTGCCAGCTCGCGCACGTAAAGCGTCAAAATTGGCGCGATTGATCCGGTAGCGACCTGGATAATCAGGGTGGTAATAAACAGGCTCAGTACCAGACGAGGATTCTTTAATGAGCCAAGAACCTGACGTGCATGAAGCATTTCTTTACGGGAGACCGGGATAAACTGTTCGCGAATAAAGAATAGCGTCAGAAGGAAGCATAAAAACAGTACGCTGGCAGTCATAAAGAATACCGGACGCAGGCCGTAAGTGTCGGCCAGCAGCCCCCCTGCCAGCGGGCCGAGTAGCGCGCCGCTTACCGCACCTGTTGAGAGCGTACCCAGCGCCCAGCCGCTTTTATTGCGCGGGATCTGCGTGGCGATCAGCGCATTAGCATTGGGTATAAAGCCGCCCAGCAGCCCCAGCAGGGCACGCAGGATCAATAATTGCCAGATGTTCTGCGCCAGTCCCATTAGCAGCATTACGATCGCCATACCGAGTGCGGATCGCAGCAGCATGATTTTACGGCCCTTACGGTCGGCGAGCCCGCCCCACAGTGGAGAGGCAATGGCTGAAAATAAGAACGTGATGCTAAAGACCAGGCCTGACCACATATTTAGCGCGCTGTGACCGGTGACGCCAAGCTGTTCAACGTACAGTGGCAGAAACGGCATAACCAGACTGAATGCCGCACCCGTTAAGAAACAGCCAAACCAGGTGACGGTAAGATTACGTTTCCAGTTTATTGGGATATCTGAAGAGGGCATAGGCTCCCACAACGCAGTACATGATGGATGTAGTTTAGCTAACAACAGGATAATACGATTGATTATGCGCCGGGGTAGACCGTGCTGCAAACGGGATAGCTTTTATAGCTTAGAGGCGGGAAATAAATAAACCCATTCACTATGGTGATGTGTGATGTCCGGGGTAACCGCATCTTGCCCGGCCCGTTGATTCTAAAAATTAGACCGTGGGGCACAGCACCGGCCCGGTAACTGAGGATCACCGGGCACGGTGGCCGTTAAATTAATAGCGTGAGGGCATTCCGGCCGGACGCGTTTTAAAACGCCGATGCAGCCACATATACTGCTCGGGGGCCATCATAATGCACTTCTCGACGATCTTATTCATCCAGGCCGCTGTTGTTTCTGCATCATCCAGCGGCGGATTGCACTCAGGCTCAAGCGCGATAAGCTCATAACCTTTGCCATCGGGCTTGCGGCGGGGTACGAAAGGAGCAATACACGCTTTGGACATCCGCGCCAGCATCCAGGTCCCGGAGGTTGAAGCTGCCTGTTCAACGGCAAAGAAAGGCACAAATACGCTGGTACGCGGACCATAATCATGATCCGGCGCGTACCAGAGCACATCGCAGTTTTTAAGCGCGCGGATCATGCCTTTCACGTCTTTACGATCGATCATATCTTTATTTGAACGCATACGACCCCAGGTCTGTAGCCAGTCCAGCACCGGGTTATCGTTAGGGCGATACACGCCAATCCCCGGAAGATGCATGCCAAAAATGCGCGCGCCCATTTCCAGCGTCAGAAAATGGACGCCGATCAGCAAAATGCCGCGCCCCTGAGCAATTTGCTCTTTTATGGCGTCCATTCCGCGCTCTTCCGTCCAGCGTGCCATGCGACGATCTGACCAGAACCAGGCCATACCCGTTTCCAGCAGGCCCATGCCGACGGATTCAAAATTCTTATGAACCATATCATCACGCTGCGCCTGGCTCATTTCCGGAAAACACAGTTCAAGGTTGCGGCGTGCAATTTTGACCCGGCCTTTCATCACGCGCTGTGCCAGATGACCAAGAGCATGTCCGAGGCGGTAAAGTACCGGATAGGGGAGTTGAACGACCAGCCACAATATGCCAATGCCCAGCCAGGTTAACCAGTATCGCGGATGCAGCAGCCCCACATTGAACTTCGGTAAATGCGTCATGTCATTCCTGTGATTAAAATTACAACGTGCGTATTGTCGCATTTTTTTCTCTGTTGCCAACATGCTGTGCGACGAAGTGAGTACTTAAGCAGCGGTTATATATAGTAAGGGTTAAAGATGAAAGAAATGTAGCTAAAAATGTGGGGATGTAAATTAGCAGTTATTGCTATATGATGCCGCCCGTTTAAACCATTCATTCAACTTTGCAGGACGTACACCATGCCAGTGTTACACAACCGCATTTCGAATGAGGAACTCAAAGCGCGGATGTTGGCCGAGACCGAACCGCGCACGACAATCTCATTCTATAAGTATTTTACCATAGCCGATCCGAAAGCCACCCGGGACGCGCTGTATGCTGCCCTGACGACGCTTAACGTCTTTGGCCGGATTTATCTGGCGCATGAAGGTATTAATGCCCAAATTAGCGTGCCGCAAAGCAAAACCGATGCGCTACGGGCGCTGCTGGACAGCGTTGATCCCGCGCTTCAGGGGCTGCGTCTGAATATTGCGCTCGACGATGATGGTAAATCATTCTGGGTACTGCGCATGAAAGTGCGCGAGCGTATCGTGGCTGACGGTATCGACGATGCCAGTTTTGATGCCAGCGATGTTGGCGATTATCTTAAAGCGGCCGATGTGAATGCGATGCTTGACGATCCGGACGCGTTATTTATTGATATGCGCAACCACTATGAATATGAAGTGGGGCATTTTGAGAATGCGCTGGAAATTCCTGCCGACACGTTTCGCGAGCAGTTGCCCAAAGCCGTTGAAATGATGCAGCAGCACAAAGATAAAAAAATTGTGATGTACTGCACCGGAGGCATTCGCTGCGAGAAAGCCAGCGCCTGGATGAAACATAACGGTTTTAGCAAGGTCTGGCATATTGAAGGTGGGATTATCGAGTACGCACGACGCGCGCGTGAACAGGGACTGCCGGTGCGCTTTATCGGTAAAAACTTTGTCTTCGACGAGCGGATGGGCGAGCGAATTTCTGATGATGTGATTGCGCACTGCCATCAGTGCGGCGCGTCATGCGACCTTCATACTAACTGCCTGAATGACGGCTGCCATTTGCTGTTTATCCAGTGCCCGACCTGCGCAGAGAAATACTCTGGCTGTTGTAGTGAAGCCTGCCAGACGGAGCGTGCATTGCCGGAAGAAGAGCAGCGCCAGCTGCGCGCCGGACGTGAAAATGGCAATAAGATTTTTAACAAGTCTCGTGGACGCCTGAATACCCAACTCGGTATTCCCGATCCCGAGTAGAGCAATCAGCCCGGCAGTTAACGTGCCGGGCTAAATATTACTTCTGCTGTACGCCTTCAACCGAAATAATCAGCTCCACATCCTGCGAGGCCGGACCAAGGTCGGTTTTGATATTAAATTCTTTCAGGCTGATTTTCCCTGCTGCTTCGAAACCCGCACGCTTACCGCCCCACGGATCGTCACCCTGGCCGATCATTTTCGCTTTCAGGGTGACCGGTTTTGTTACGCCGTTCAGGGTTAAATTACCGGTCACATCCAGCGCGTCGCCGTTGGCTTTAACTGCGGTAGACGTAAAGGTGGCCTGCGGGAATTTAGCCACATTCAGAAAATCGGCGCTGCGAAGATGCTTATCGCGCTCGGCATGATTGGTATCCACACTGTTAGTATTCAGTGTGACGTTCACTTTATCCGCCGCCGGATTTTTTTCGTCAAAGGTAAAGGTGCCGTCAAAATCGCGGAATGTGCCGTACAGCCAGCTATAGCCAAGGTGCTGAATACGGAAATTGACGAAGGCGTGCTGTCCTTCTTTATCAATCTTATAATCGGCGGCGATGGCAGAACCGGCGGTCAGCAGCAGAGTGCTGAGAAACAATCCTTGCAGGCTTTTTTTCATATTACGCTCCAGAGTCAGGTGACGATGTTCCCAGCATACGGCGCAGGGTATCGTCTTTATCGATGAAATGATGTTTACATGCGGCAAGCGCATGGAGTG encodes the following:
- a CDS encoding YceK/YidQ family lipoprotein, which gives rise to MRLVLIIAMAVMLCGCGSIISRAVPGQGHGNQYYPGVQWDVRDSSWRWLTVLDLPFSLIFDTLLLPLDASHGPYE
- the mdoH gene encoding glucans biosynthesis glucosyltransferase MdoH — protein: MNNTTKYIDALPLTDAEKAAIPADTDIRGVHEALDAEHQRFEHEDDSPLGSVKSRLEHSWPDSSGKDQLIKDDLGRTQLHAMPKAKRSSMFPDPWRTNPVGRFWDRLRGREQQPRYLSRLTKEQQVSEQQWRIMGTIRRYILLLLTLAQTVVATWYMKTILPYQGWALINPGDMMGQDLLVSFMQLLPYILQTGILILFAVLFCWVSAGFWTALMGFLQLLIGKDRYSISASTTGDEPLDPAHRTALIMPICNEDVDRVFAGLRATWESVKATGQQQHFDVYILSDSYDPDICVSEQKAWMELIAEVQGEGQIFYRRRRRRVKRKSGNIDDFCRRWGSQYSYMVVLDADSVMTGECLTGLVRLMEANPNAGIIQSSPKASGMDTLYARCQQFATRVYGPLFTAGLHFWQLGESHYWGHNAIIRVKPFIEHCALAPLPGEGSFAGSILSHDFVEAALMRRAGWGVWIAYDLPGSYEELPPNLLDELKRDRRWCHGNLMNFRLFLVKGMHPVHRAVFLTGVMSYLSAPLWFMFLALSTALQVVHALTEPQYFLQPRQLFPVWPQWRPELAIALFASTMVLLFLPKLLSIILVWCKGPKEYGGFMRVTLSLLLEVLFSVLLAPVRMLFHTVFVVSAFLGWEVVWNSPQRDDDSTSWIEAFKRHGSQMLLGLVWAVGMAWLDLRFLFWLAPIVFSLILSPFVSVISSRSTVGLRTKRWKLFLIPEEYSPPQVLVDTDRFLELNIQRSLKNGFMHAVFNPSFNALATAMATGRHGKGNILEIARARHVEQALNDTPEKLNRDRRLVLLSDPVTLSRLHYRVWSAPERYSSWVNYYQQLALNPLALKTNHPD
- a CDS encoding rhodanese-related sulfurtransferase, with amino-acid sequence MPVLHNRISNEELKARMLAETEPRTTISFYKYFTIADPKATRDALYAALTTLNVFGRIYLAHEGINAQISVPQSKTDALRALLDSVDPALQGLRLNIALDDDGKSFWVLRMKVRERIVADGIDDASFDASDVGDYLKAADVNAMLDDPDALFIDMRNHYEYEVGHFENALEIPADTFREQLPKAVEMMQQHKDKKIVMYCTGGIRCEKASAWMKHNGFSKVWHIEGGIIEYARRAREQGLPVRFIGKNFVFDERMGERISDDVIAHCHQCGASCDLHTNCLNDGCHLLFIQCPTCAEKYSGCCSEACQTERALPEEEQRQLRAGRENGNKIFNKSRGRLNTQLGIPDPE
- a CDS encoding Kdo(2)-lipid IV(A) acyltransferase; translation: MTHLPKFNVGLLHPRYWLTWLGIGILWLVVQLPYPVLYRLGHALGHLAQRVMKGRVKIARRNLELCFPEMSQAQRDDMVHKNFESVGMGLLETGMAWFWSDRRMARWTEERGMDAIKEQIAQGRGILLIGVHFLTLEMGARIFGMHLPGIGVYRPNDNPVLDWLQTWGRMRSNKDMIDRKDVKGMIRALKNCDVLWYAPDHDYGPRTSVFVPFFAVEQAASTSGTWMLARMSKACIAPFVPRRKPDGKGYELIALEPECNPPLDDAETTAAWMNKIVEKCIMMAPEQYMWLHRRFKTRPAGMPSRY
- a CDS encoding YceI family protein, which encodes MKKSLQGLFLSTLLLTAGSAIAADYKIDKEGQHAFVNFRIQHLGYSWLYGTFRDFDGTFTFDEKNPAADKVNVTLNTNSVDTNHAERDKHLRSADFLNVAKFPQATFTSTAVKANGDALDVTGNLTLNGVTKPVTLKAKMIGQGDDPWGGKRAGFEAAGKISLKEFNIKTDLGPASQDVELIISVEGVQQK
- a CDS encoding MysB family protein; the protein is MTMYATLEEAIDAAREEFLANTPGIEEEEANIQQLSIQKYVLQDGDIMWQAEFFAEEGETGEGLPVLSGEAAQSVFDDDYDEIELRQEWLEENTLHEWDDGEFQLSPPLDTEEGHAAADEWDIRD
- the mdtG gene encoding multidrug efflux MFS transporter MdtG encodes the protein MPSSDIPINWKRNLTVTWFGCFLTGAAFSLVMPFLPLYVEQLGVTGHSALNMWSGLVFSITFLFSAIASPLWGGLADRKGRKIMLLRSALGMAIVMLLMGLAQNIWQLLILRALLGLLGGFIPNANALIATQIPRNKSGWALGTLSTGAVSGALLGPLAGGLLADTYGLRPVFFMTASVLFLCFLLTLFFIREQFIPVSRKEMLHARQVLGSLKNPRLVLSLFITTLIIQVATGSIAPILTLYVRELAGNVGNIAFISGMIASVPGVAALMSAPRLGKLGDRIGPEKILIAALVISVLLLIPMSFVQTPLQLAILRFLLGAADGALLPAVQTLLVYNSTNQIAGRIFSYNQSFRDIGNVTGPLIGAAVSASYGFRAVFLVTACVVLFNVFYSTLTLRRRRAKSRPEQPLD
- the mdoG gene encoding glucans biosynthesis protein MdoG — its product is MMKMRWLGVAITLSLCSSSAWAFSIDDVAKQAQSLAGKGYDAPKSNLPSVFRDMKYADYQQIQFNHDKAYWSNIKTPFKLEFYHQGMYFDTPVKINEVTSNAVRKIKYSPDYFNFGNVQHDKDTVKDLGFAGFKVLYPVNSKDKNDEIVSMLGASYFRVLGQGQVYGLSARGLAIDTALPSGEEFPHFREFWIERPKPTDKRLNIYALLDSPRATGAYRFTIIPGRDTVVDVQSKVYLRDKVGKLGVAPLTSMFLFGPNQPSSSTNFRPELHDSNGLSIHAGNGEWIWRPLNNPKHLGVSSYAMENPQGFGLLQRGRQFNRYEDLDDRYDLRPSAWITPKGDWGKGKVELVEIPTNDETNDNIVAYWTPDQLPDAGKEMNFNYAITFSRDEDKLHAADNAYVTQTRRSAGDVKQSNLIRQPDGTLALIIDFAGEEMKKLPETTPVTAQVSIGDNGEIVENTVRYNPVTKGWRLTLRTKIKDPKQTTEMRAALVNADQTLSETWSYQLPANE